From a single Arachis hypogaea cultivar Tifrunner chromosome 3, arahy.Tifrunner.gnm2.J5K5, whole genome shotgun sequence genomic region:
- the LOC112789258 gene encoding zinc finger CCCH domain-containing protein 55, with amino-acid sequence MGSFEATNVVVARINKLDPENASKIIGHILFNLQEPDLVRLASTPDYVLHNLVLRIKTHLGLSSSSPSSPSNTILNNHLPPRHPTTSPATTPNNNSSSNNPFSRFSAGNNLLPGLPNNPISPNSSFSVSRDSIYGGSVSKSKLSLSPRVRSDGAGDSFVDEHEMGDYLSFLNESLNNNKDNEDAVDPIRLDLGHGAVNNNGDGHFFHRRSYSASDAFFGVPDEEVGIGYKPCLYFARGFCKNGTNCNFVHHHDAVDNAAIVDSPTMEEHEALMSLKAAHHQRLMAASQLMSAGAAPTPMDKYINFSMLRRNDPQRAAAAAAVMTAEEFNRFARYRQESIDILGIASAERPNSPSRQIYLTFPAESTFKDEDVSEYFSKFGPVHDVRIPYQQKRMFGFVTFVYSETVRLILSKGNPHFICDSRVLVKPYKEKGKIVEKRQHQPPHIERVELSPCLSPSELEFKAPHDFRLGARMLYNPQEILLRRKLEEQVDFQQAIELQERRLMNLHLPDFKNNHLCHHQRSLSFGATLPSSQLQGHISSPRLYSDSIREDMTGFTGNLVSTAMASAAAVPQQQEVDLARIHDNCSRNGKDGSQDETIDVQNSIEHALPDSLFTSPTKATRDDPADFSSLAEVNESAVFSTCSSSQIKLEPKSALSDMASH; translated from the exons ATGGGTAGTTTTGAAGCCACGAATGTTGTGGTGGCCAGAATCAACAAGCTTGACCCTGAGAATGCATCAAAGATCATTGGTCACATTCTTTTCAACCTTCAAGAACCTGACCTTGTTCGCTTGGCTTCAACCCCTGACTATGTCCTTCATAACCTCGTTCTCAGAATCAAAACCCACTTGggactctcttcttcttcaccttcttcACCTTCTAACACCATTCTCAACAACCATTTACCACCAAGACACCCCACTACTTCTCCTGCTACCACCCCaaacaacaacagcagcagcaacaaccCCTTTTCACGCTTCAGTGCTGGTAACAACCTACTTCCTGGGTTACCAAACAACCCCATTAGTCCAAATTCAAGTTTTTCAGTCTCTCGTGACAGTATCTATGGTGGGTCTGTGTCAAAATCTAAACTTTCACTTTCACCTCGTGTGAGGAGTGATGGTGCTGGTGACTCTTTTGTTGATGAGCATGAAATGGGTGATTACCTTTCTTTTCTCAACGAGTCACTGAATAATAATAAGGATAATGAGGATGCTGTGGATCCAATTAGGCTTGATTTGGGTCATGGTGCTGTCAACAACAATGGTGATGGCCACTTCTTCCATAGGAGGAGTTACTCTGCTAGTGACGCGTTCTTTGGGGTGCCTGATGAAGAAGTGGGAATTGGGTACAAACCATGTCTTTACTTTGCAAGAGGGTTCTGCAAAAATGGAACCAACTGCAACTTTGTTCATCATCATGATGCTGTGGACAACGCTGCCATTGTTGATTCTCCAACTATGGAAGAGCATGAGGCTCTTATGAGTTTGAAGGCTGCACACCATCAAAGATTAATGGCTGCTTCTCAGCTCATGTCTGCTGGTGCTGCGCCAACCCCAATGGACAAATACATTAACTTTTCCATGCTGCGAAGGAATGATCCACAAAG GGCAGCTGCTGCAGCAGCAGTCATGACGGCGGAAGAATTTAACAGGTTTGCCAGGTACAGGCAGGAGAGCATTGACATTCTAGGTATTGCATCGGCTGAAAGGCCTAATTCTCCTTCGAGGCAGATTTATTTAACGTTTCCGGCGGAAAGCACATTTAAAGATGAAGATGTTTCAGAATACTTCAG caaatttggaccCGTGCATGATGTGAGGATTCCTTACCAGCAAAAGCGAATGTTTGGGTTTGTTACATTTGTCTATTCGGAGACAGTGAGACTCATATTATCCAAAGGGAATCCCCATTTCATCTGCGATTCCCGTGTACTTGTCAAGCCCTACAAGGAGAAGGGAAAAATTGTTGAGAA GAGACAACATCAACCACCACATATAGAGAGGGTAGAACTCTCGCCATGTTTGAGCCCCTCCGAACTTGAATTTAAAGCCCCTCATGATTTCCGTCTTG GAGCACGAATGTTGTATAATCCGCAGGAGATCTTGCTGAGAAGAAAATTGGAGGAGCAGGTTGACTTTCAGCAAGCCATTGAACTCCAGGAAAGAAGGCTGATGAATCTACACCTTCCGGACTTTAAGAATAATCACCTTTGCCATCACCAGCGAAGTCTCTCTTTCGGCGCCACTTTGCCGTCATCTCAACTTCAAGGTCATATTAGCAGTCCAAGGCTTTATTCCGATAGCATTAGAGAAGATATGACAG GATTCACCGGCAACCTTGTTTCTACGGCCATGGCTTCAGCTGCTGCTGTTCCGCAACAGCAAGAAGTTGATTTGGCTAGAATCCATGATAACTGCAGCAGGAACGGAAAGGACGGCTCTCAGGATGAAACCATAGATGTTCAAAATAG CATCGAGCATGCCCTTCCGGATAGCCTCTTTACTTCGCCAACAAAAGCAACCAGGGATGATCCGGCAGACTTCTCTTCATTGGCCGAGGTCAACGAGAGTGCCGTGTTCTCCACATGCTCATCATCTCAGATCAAGTTAGAACCAAAAAGCGCTTTAAGCGACATGGCTTCTCATTAA